A part of Miscanthus floridulus cultivar M001 chromosome 6, ASM1932011v1, whole genome shotgun sequence genomic DNA contains:
- the LOC136456623 gene encoding pentatricopeptide repeat-containing protein At4g19440, chloroplastic-like, which yields MKPPRLLPLLRRRLSSAADAAADAAELASALSVAPSPHAKRDLAILLRRLGGRGLASALSSLPAPLPASSALRLLQHILSDANVSASRHAEDLLSPRVSALLLPSLVADRASLPSARRLVSRLLCFNPLSVAAAAIADSDCTATADLLVRACLNSPGPGSLSRAADAFLELSTRGASPSIKTCNILVEALVCGGQLDVSRKVFGEMRDGKTVAPDVYTYTVMIKALCRAGEIDAAFAMLAELRRSGVQPTVVTYNVLMDALCKSGRVEEAFRLKGRMVEGRVRPNIVTFGILINGLARGQRFGEVGAVLQEMEGFGITPNEVIYNEMIGWHCRKGHCSEALKLFDEMVSKGIKQTVVTYNLIAKALCKEGEMEHAEKILDEMLLAGMMVHCALFNSVVAWHLRGTGRLDLALRLIREMLARFLKPNDALMTACIQELCKRGKHEEATEIWFQVLGKGLGVNIATSNALIHGLCQGNNMTEATKVLKAMVNSGVELDRITYNIMIQGCCKASKMEEAIQLRDDMIKRGFKPDLFTFNTFLRAYCNLGKVEEILHLLDQMKSEGLKPDIVTYGTIIDGYCKAKDMHKANECLTELMKNGLRPNAVIYNALIGGYGRNGNISDAIGVLDTMKYNGIQPTPITYSSLMYWMCHAGLVEEAKAVFAQCIVRNIELGVIGYTIIIQGLCKIGKIDEAVMYFKEMHSRDIPPNKMTYTTLMFAYCKSGNKEEASKLFDEMVSFGIVPDSVSYNTLISGFCEVDSLDKMVESPAEMSSRVLKQDGCSYNAFVDGITTPWCQKEAVCSAE from the coding sequence ATGAAACCACCACGGCTTCTtcccctcctccgccgccgcctctcaTCCGCCGCTGACGCCGCCGCTGATGCCGCCGAGCTTGCCAGCGCGCTCTCCGTGGCGCCCTCCCCCCATGCGAAGCGCGACCTTGCCATCCTGCTCCGCCGCCTTGGCGGCCGCGGCCTCGCCTCCGCCCTGTCGTCCCTTCCGGCCCCGCTTCCCGCCTCCTCCGCCCTGCGCCTCCTCCAGCATATTCTCTCCGACGCCAACGTGTCCGCCTCCCGCCACGCCGAGGATCTCCTGTCTCCTCGCGTCTCTGCGCTCCTCCTCCCATCGCTCGTCGCCGATCGCGCCTCGCTACCGTCCGCGCGCCGCCTCGTCTCACGCCTCCTCTGCTTCAACCCTCTCTCCGTCGCCGCAGCGGCTATCGCAGACTCGGACTGCACTGCCACAGCGGACCTGCTCGTCCGCGCCTGCCTCAACTCGCCTGGCCCCGGATCCCTGTCCCGTGCCGCCGATGCCTTTCTCGAGCTTTCCACACGTGGTGCATCGCCGTCCATCAAGACATGCAATATCCTTGTCGAAGCCCTAGTTTGTGGTGGCCAACTGGACGTGTCCCGCAAGGTGTTTGGAGAAATGCGGGATGGCAAGACTGTTGCTCCTGATGTGTACACATACACGGTGATGATTAAGGCACTCTGCAGGGCTGGAGAGATTGATGCTGCTTTTGCGATGCTTGCGGAGTTGCGGCGGTCTGGGGTCCAGCCGACGGTTGTCACTTACAACGTGCTAATGGATGCACTGTGCAAAAGTGGGAGGGTGGAGGAGGCCTTTCGGTTGAAGGGGAGAATGGTTGAAGGCAGGGTGAGACCAAACATTGTCACGTTTGGCATCCTGATCAATGGTCTTGCAAGGGGCCAACGGTTTGGGGAGGTTGGTGCAGTGTTACAGGAGATGGAGGGTTTTGGGATCACCCCTAATGAGGTTATTTACAATGAGATGATTGGTTGGCATTGTAGGAAAGGGCATTGCTCAGAGGCGCTTAAGCTGTTTGATGAAATGGTCTCAAAGGGGATAAAGCAGACAGTGGTGACTTACAACTTGATTGCGAAGGCTCTGTGCAAAGAAGGAGAAATGGAACATGCTGAGAAGATATTGGATGAGATGTTGTTGGCTGGGATGATGGTTCATTGCGCCTTGTTTAATAGTGTGGTTGCATGGCATCTCCGAGGAACCGGAAGACTGGATTTGGCGCTAAGGCTTATAAGAGAAATGCTTGCCAGATTTCTGAAACCAAATGATGCTCTGATGACAGCTTGTATCCAGGAGCTTTGCAAAAGAGGGAAACACGAAGAAGCAACTGAAATTTGGTTCCAAGTTTTGGGTAAAGGTTTAGGTGTCAATATTGCAACATCCAATGCGTTGATTCATGGGCTTTGTCAAGGTAACAACATGACAGAAGCTACTAAGGTTCTAAAGGCTATGGTGAATAGCGGGGTTGAATTGGATAGAATCACATATAATATAATGATTCAAGGCTGCTGCAAAGCCAGTAAAATGGAGGAAGCAATACAACTTCGTGATGATATGATCAAAAGAGGGTTTAAGCCCGACCTTTTCACTTTTAATACGTTCCTACGCGCTTACTGTAATTTGGGTAAGGTGGAAGAGATCCTTCACCTGCTGGATCAGATGAAAAGTGAGGGCCTTAAGCCAGATATTGTGACATATGGCACTATAATAGACGGTTACTGCAAAGCAAAGGATATGCATAAGGCGAATGAATGTTTGACTGAATTGATGAAAAATGGGTTAAGACCGAATGCAGTCATCTATAATGCTCTTATTGGTGGTTATGGTAGGAATGGTAACATTTCTGATGCAATTGGTGTTCTTGACACTATGAAGTATAATGGCATACAACCAACACCTATAACTTACAGTAGCCTTATGTATTGGATGTGTCATGCTGGTCTTGTTGAAGAGGCCAAGGCAGTTTTTGCGCAATGTATAGTAAGGAACATTGAGCTTGGAGTAATTGGCTACACAATTATAATTCAAGGTTTATGCAAAATAGGAAAAATTGATGAAGCTGTGATGTACTTCAAGGAAATGCATTCCAGGGATATACCTCCAAATAAGATGACCTACACCACTCTGATGTTTGCCTATTGCAAATCTGGCAACAAAGAAGAAGCTTCCAAGCTTTTTGACGAGATGGTGAGCTTTGGCATTGTTCCTGATAGTGTTTCCTACAATACACTAATTTCAGGGTTTTGTGAGGTGGATTCATTGGATAAGATGGTAGAAAGTCCTGCTGAAATGTCCTCACGAGTTTTGAAACAAGATGGCTGTTCGTACAATGCTTTTGTTGATGGAATAACTACACCCTGGTGCCAGAAAGAGGCTGTGTGTAGTGCTGAATGA
- the LOC136459115 gene encoding protein BUNDLE SHEATH DEFECTIVE 2, chloroplastic-like, with the protein MASLLCPASSCRSASLRRTAASPAAPSFPSSRHYGGASTAPLASPVASQPPRALAAASYDYGGDLLRPIDTQTIIIAAAVVSAVSLSLVLGLKGDPVPCDRCAGNGGTKCVFCNDGKMKVENGVVECRVCRGAGLILCKKCAGSGYSKRL; encoded by the exons ATGGCTTCCCTTCTCTGCCCCGCCTCTTCCTGCCGCTCCGCTTCCTTGCGTCGCACAGCCGCCTCCCCCGCTGcaccatccttcccctcaagTCGGCACTACGGAGGCGCATCCACAGCCCCGCTCGCGTCCCCAGTCGCCTCTCAGCCGCCGCGGGCCCTTGCGGCGGCCTCTTACGACTACGGCGGCGACCTGCTCAGGCCCATCGACACACAGACGATCATCATAGCGGCCGCCGTCGTATCCGCGGTCTCCCTCTCTCTCGTCCTCGGCCTCAAG GGCGACCCGGTGCCGTGCGACAGGTGCGCTGGGAATG GGGGCACGAAGTGTGTGTTCTGCAACGATGGCAAAATGAAGGTGGAAAATGGAGTCGTTGAGTGCCGCGTATGCAGAGGAGCAG GGCTAATACTTTGCAAGAAGTGTGCTGGTTCTGGATACTCCAAGCGGTTGTAG